The Methylocystis echinoides genome includes a region encoding these proteins:
- a CDS encoding type II secretion system protein — protein sequence MRRQLTSRRGFSLIEALAAFAILAMTLGQLLNGVSGGVRNQARADFLMRAARQGASQLDALGVDGPTPFGESSGRYPDGLHWSLSVTPGRSVADASGRPALTSFHARLVIRKPSGYGESFTLSAVKIRPVEEPAAP from the coding sequence ATGCGCCGTCAGCTGACATCGCGGCGGGGCTTTTCACTGATCGAAGCCCTCGCCGCCTTCGCGATATTGGCGATGACGCTCGGGCAGCTCCTCAATGGGGTGAGCGGCGGCGTGCGCAACCAGGCGCGCGCCGATTTTCTCATGCGCGCGGCGCGGCAGGGCGCTTCGCAGCTCGATGCGCTCGGCGTCGACGGACCCACGCCCTTCGGCGAATCGAGCGGCCGCTATCCCGACGGCCTCCACTGGTCGCTGTCCGTCACGCCGGGGCGAAGCGTCGCCGACGCGAGCGGGCGGCCGGCGCTGACGAGCTTTCATGCGCGCCTCGTCATCCGGAAGCCGTCGGGTTACGGAGAGAGCTTCACGCTGTCCGCCGTAAAGATCAGGCCGGTCGAGGAGCCCGCCGCGCCATGA
- a CDS encoding GspH/FimT family pseudopilin: MRRLPKGLERRQGFTLLEAVVVMALIALVAGAAAQRLRPPSARMRLEIAARNFCATLRAARARAIATNSETSIVIDLARNAYASPVGAPGRFPPEALITLNVAGAPQLTPPRGAIAFFPDGGSTGGDMTLQTPDARATIAVNWLTGEARCAVS, from the coding sequence ATGAGGCGGCTTCCGAAAGGTCTGGAGCGCCGGCAAGGATTCACCTTGCTCGAGGCGGTCGTGGTGATGGCGCTGATCGCCCTCGTCGCCGGAGCGGCGGCGCAACGCCTGCGGCCGCCGTCCGCGCGCATGCGGCTGGAGATCGCGGCCAGAAATTTCTGCGCGACGCTGCGCGCGGCGCGCGCCCGCGCCATCGCCACCAACAGCGAGACCTCCATCGTCATCGATCTCGCGCGCAACGCCTATGCGTCGCCCGTCGGCGCGCCCGGGCGTTTTCCTCCCGAGGCGCTGATCACCCTTAACGTCGCCGGCGCCCCGCAACTGACGCCGCCGCGCGGCGCCATCGCCTTCTTTCCCGACGGCGGCTCGACGGGCGGCGACATGACGCTGCAGACGCCGGACGCGCGGGCGACCATCGCCGTCAACTGGCTGACGGGCGAGGCCAGATGCGCCGTCAGCTGA